The Sediminicola sp. YIK13 genomic sequence ACTAGAGCTTCAATTCAAAGATATCAATACCTACTTTTTGTTTCAGTTGAACGGGCTCACCATTCCCAGTCTCATTTTTATGTTAGCTATTATTATCGTGGTCATCTGGGTGCTGAGGTCTTTTTATTGGCAAGGAAAACTAATAACCACTACCAACGAATTCATTAATAATTTAACTCACGAATTAAAAACGCCCGTATTCTCCATAGGGTTGGCCACCAAAATTTTGGAAAAGGATTTAGATGAAAAACACGAGCCAATAGTTGCCATTATCAGGCAGCAGATGGAAAGATTGAAAGTCCATATAGATAAGGTTTTGGAATTGGGAAGTATGGAGAACAATAGAAAAATCTTGATTTTTAATGACGTAGATTTTAGGCCTGTATTGAAAAAGCTCTCTGAGGAATTTCAGACGTTGGGAGCATTGGAGAACCTTCAATTTTCATATGAATTGCAGGAGGGGGAATACCAATTAAATGCAGCGGTTTCCCATTTAGAAAATGCGATTATCAATTTATTGGAGAATGCCAAAAAGTATTCAGAAGATCCTAAAATACATTTAGAAGCCCATATCGATAAAAAGTGTCTAGTGGTAAGTGTCAGGGATAATGGAATAGGGGTGGATAAAAAAGACCAAGTACGTATTTTTGATAAATATTTTAGGGTAACCCAAGGTAACCTGCATACGGTGAAAGGATATGGACTTGGCTTGCATTATGTAAAGCATGTTGTAGATAGTCATAAGGGCCGTATAAACGTGGAAAGTGAGCTCGGCAAAGGCACCACAATTAGAATAGAAATCCCATTGAAGAAAAATGGAAAAAGAGTATAACATATTATTAGTTGAGGACGACCCCTCATTGGGGTATCTGCTCACAGAGTATTTAAAGATGAAGGGGTTTCAACTTACCTGGGCAAAATCTGGTAGGGAAGGATTAAAGAACATTGAATCCAAGTACTATGATTTGGCCATTTTGGATGTAATGATGCCTGAAATGGACGGGTTCACCCTTGCGGGTAAGATTCAGAATGTTGCTCCGGAGTTGCCGTTTTTATTTTTAACGGCGAGATCCTTAAAAATTGATGTGTTAAAAGGATTTGCCCTTGGGGCCGTTGACTATCTAAAAAAACCAATTGATGAAGAGGAATTGGTGGTACGTATTAAAAACCTTTTATCCAGATTGGGTAAAAAAACTGTTGTTGCCCATGAAAATAAAAATTATACAATTGGTAAATATCAATTGAACAGTATCAATCAAGAATTGAGTTTTGAAAATGAGGTGATTTCTTTGACCAGCAGGGAAAACGAACTATTGGTTTATCTGGTCAATAATACCAACCAGCTTTGCTCCCATAAGGACATCCTTATTCATTTGTGGGGTAGGAACGATTACTTCAATAGAAAGAGTTTAAATGTATTTGTTTCCCATTTGAGAGGGTATCTCAGTAAAGATCCAGATATAAAAATTGATAATGTACACAGCCAAGGTTTTATCTTAAAAGTAAATTCTCCCTGAGATTTGGGAACCAGAAAAATATTTATTCAGTAGTAAAAGAGGATTTTAGTATATTTAGAGGGTATGAATTAATATCCTGTCATGGAAACCTATGCCAATGCATTATTATATGCAATTCCCTTTTTTATTCTTTTACTGGTCATTGAAATTGGCTATGGTTATTTCGTAAAAAATCAAATGCATAAGGTGCTTGATACTGTTTCCAGTATAAGTTCTGGATTGACGAATATTATTAAAGATTCCCTTGGCCTTGCCTTTATTGTGATCAGTTATCCCTTTTTAGTGGAACAGCTGGCGGTAACAGAGATTAAAGCTACTTGGTTGGTGTGGGTAGTGGCTTTTATTGTTATGGATTTTGCAGGCTATTGGAATCACAGATTAAGCCATAAGATCAATATATTTTGGAATCAGCATGTGATTCATCACAGCAGTGAAGAATTTAACCTCGCCTGTGCCCTCCGCCAGCCTATTTCAAATTTAATTGGGTATTTTTCAATTTTATTGTTACCCGCGGCTTTATTGGGTGTTCCTTATAAGGTGATTGCTATTTTGGCTCCAGTACATTTATTTGCCCAATTTTGGTACCATACACAGCATATTGGTAAAATGGGTTGGCTAGAGAAAGTCTTTGTAACGCCATCCCAGCACAGGGTCCACCATGCTATTAACCCTGAGTATATCGACAAGAATCTTGGACAGATTTTGTGTATATGGGATCGGATGTTTGGAACCTTCCAAGAAGAACTGGAAGACGTTCCTCCACAGTTTGGAGTATTAAAACAAGCGGCTACTTGGAACCCCGTGCACATTAATTTTCAGCATTTTTGGAATATGTTGAAGGATGCTTGGAGAACAGGGAATTACTGGGACAAAATTAGAATTTGGTTTATGCACACTGGATGGAGACCTGCGGATGTCAAGGAAAAATATCCCATTGCCATCATAGAGGATGTTTATCACTTTGAAAGATATAAAACAGTGGCATCCTTGAAGCTAAAGGCCTATGTAATTTTTCAAATGTTGTTTAGTGTACTCCTTTTGCTGTTTATGTTTTACAGTTATAGCGTAATTGGTTTTGATGGATTGTTGTTATTTGGAGCTTTTGTATTTGTGGGTATCTATGGGTATTCGTCCTTGATGGATAGAAGTAGGGTTGCCCTATACATAGAGGTGGCAAGGGGCCTGTTCGGGATCGGATTAATTGTTTATACAGGGGATTGGTTCGGGCTAGATGGTTTTTTGCCCTTTGGTAAATTTCTTATGGCGGGCTATTTTATGGTCACCATAGTCTTTGGGATATACTTTACCTATTTTGAGAAAGAAGAGAACGATGTTCTTTCCGTAGCCTAATGCCTTACTGCTTGTTTCTAAGCTCTTTATCTACCAAGGCAATATAAAGTTTCATGGCTTGCTTAGGTTTCACGTCTTTGGCCTGTATCAGTGCGTTTGCCTTAAATGCGTTGATAAGTGGCGTGCTGCTTCCTGGGTGGTTGAAGTTTTCATTGGCAATGCGATAATACGCGTAGAGCTTTAGCAGAAGATCAGCAGGGAGGGGTTCTGTAAAGTCGTTGACAAAGGCAACAGCTTCCGAAAATTTTGTATTTAGTTTATCACTCGTCATCCTGACTTTTAAGTATGGCAATACAGGTTTTGGCTCCTGTAACTTTTTGGTTCAATTTTACCGTAATTGGACTATCTAAAGGTAAGAACAAATCAACCCTAGAACCAAATTTAATAAATCCACCATCCTCACCTTGTCGGACACTTTCTCCTTCAATGGCATAATTTACAATTCTTTTGGCCATTGCCCCCGCAATTTGTCGGTACAGGATATCACCAAATTTTGGAGTTTTTATGACCACAGTCGTTCGTTCGTTTTCGGTGCTCGCCTTTGGATGCCACGCTACGAGGTATTTCCCCGGGTGATATTTCGAATATTTAACAACTCCACTTACAGGGTATCTGGTAACATGTACGTTTATGGGGGACATAAAAATAGAGACTTGCATTCTTCTATCTTTAAAATATTCCGTTTCCTCAACTTCTTCAATAACCACTACCTTTCCATCTACAGGTGCCAATATCTCGTCAAAATTTTTAACCACCTTTCGTTTGGGATTTCTAAAAAATTGAAGGATCATTACCAAGATAAAAAGAGCAAAGATTTGTATAGCAATTCTAACCCAGCTAATATCAATAAAAAAATGGGCCAAAAGACTG encodes the following:
- a CDS encoding sensor histidine kinase, producing MKRRKLHIIVFIVAVLGLFIVQYQYLRIGLNLAKVQFSKNMGNASQAIKKDLFEENELTFLIGKSITKDDTYFNLSLDSVQNATGHFFNDFLKDRLAVNGIATDFSYQLFSRDSTDYLTSPTVFREGDKLNAYPIVLEGYLPALVGKSLVLELQFKDINTYFLFQLNGLTIPSLIFMLAIIIVVIWVLRSFYWQGKLITTTNEFINNLTHELKTPVFSIGLATKILEKDLDEKHEPIVAIIRQQMERLKVHIDKVLELGSMENNRKILIFNDVDFRPVLKKLSEEFQTLGALENLQFSYELQEGEYQLNAAVSHLENAIINLLENAKKYSEDPKIHLEAHIDKKCLVVSVRDNGIGVDKKDQVRIFDKYFRVTQGNLHTVKGYGLGLHYVKHVVDSHKGRINVESELGKGTTIRIEIPLKKNGKRV
- a CDS encoding response regulator transcription factor gives rise to the protein MEKEYNILLVEDDPSLGYLLTEYLKMKGFQLTWAKSGREGLKNIESKYYDLAILDVMMPEMDGFTLAGKIQNVAPELPFLFLTARSLKIDVLKGFALGAVDYLKKPIDEEELVVRIKNLLSRLGKKTVVAHENKNYTIGKYQLNSINQELSFENEVISLTSRENELLVYLVNNTNQLCSHKDILIHLWGRNDYFNRKSLNVFVSHLRGYLSKDPDIKIDNVHSQGFILKVNSP
- a CDS encoding sterol desaturase family protein, which encodes METYANALLYAIPFFILLLVIEIGYGYFVKNQMHKVLDTVSSISSGLTNIIKDSLGLAFIVISYPFLVEQLAVTEIKATWLVWVVAFIVMDFAGYWNHRLSHKINIFWNQHVIHHSSEEFNLACALRQPISNLIGYFSILLLPAALLGVPYKVIAILAPVHLFAQFWYHTQHIGKMGWLEKVFVTPSQHRVHHAINPEYIDKNLGQILCIWDRMFGTFQEELEDVPPQFGVLKQAATWNPVHINFQHFWNMLKDAWRTGNYWDKIRIWFMHTGWRPADVKEKYPIAIIEDVYHFERYKTVASLKLKAYVIFQMLFSVLLLLFMFYSYSVIGFDGLLLFGAFVFVGIYGYSSLMDRSRVALYIEVARGLFGIGLIVYTGDWFGLDGFLPFGKFLMAGYFMVTIVFGIYFTYFEKEENDVLSVA
- a CDS encoding acyl-CoA-binding protein, giving the protein MTSDKLNTKFSEAVAFVNDFTEPLPADLLLKLYAYYRIANENFNHPGSSTPLINAFKANALIQAKDVKPKQAMKLYIALVDKELRNKQ
- a CDS encoding phosphatidylserine decarboxylase family protein, which translates into the protein MFHKEGQKIILVTFLIVASISLLAHFFIDISWVRIAIQIFALFILVMILQFFRNPKRKVVKNFDEILAPVDGKVVVIEEVEETEYFKDRRMQVSIFMSPINVHVTRYPVSGVVKYSKYHPGKYLVAWHPKASTENERTTVVIKTPKFGDILYRQIAGAMAKRIVNYAIEGESVRQGEDGGFIKFGSRVDLFLPLDSPITVKLNQKVTGAKTCIAILKSQDDE